TCTTTCTCCACGTTGTATTGGATCGTTTTCCCGTCGACGATGAACTGGAGGTTCTCTTGATCGGGCGATCCGACACTAACCGTAACGCCATCGATCGGCTTGCCGGTTTGTGGCACCGCAGCGATCACGTAACTCTTCAGCGGCGACGTCGATTCGATTTCCAAGGTTTGAAACACAACGCCAGCAACAACTTGGCGGTTCACTTCTTTGACCGTTTGCAGATCAAAACCTTCCAAATTCGTCGTCGCTCCCGGAATGTCGCTCAACTGCGACATCCAATCGGCTTGCAGATCGCCCCATGCGGCTTTTTCGGTCGGCAGTTTCGCGGTCGCCGGTTGTGGGACAAACCACTCCTGCACATCGGTCACGCGTTGATCGGCCGGAATCCCGTCGACATAGACTTGCAGTTGTTGTGGTTCGTGTACTTTGCGAGCGACTTCTTCGATCTCGTCGGTCGAATTCTTCAGGTGTTTTTCGAACCAGGCAAACGCACCGACTCGCAACGCTTGTGTGTCCTTGTGAGGACCTTCGGTAATGTGGACGGCGACCTTGTCGAGAGCTCCCAAGGCTTCGTAAACCTTGGTCGTCTTCTGGTACGTGCGAATTACACCGTCCAATGGAAAGATTCGGTCGCGATGCGAATTGGCGAACAACAGCGCCCGCGGAGCGATCATCGCGGCGACGGTTGCGAAGTCCCATCCGAATCGATTGACCATAAACATGCAATCGCAATGCCCTTCGATGCATCCATCGACCACATGGTTTCGCATGTCGGTGATCCCAGCGACCGGCACGGCCGCTTTGATGCGTTGGTCCAACGCCGCGGTCCACCACGAATAAGATCCGCCGCCGCTGCGGCCGGTCACTCCAAAACGCTTGGCGTCCACTTCGGGGCGGGTCTCCAAATAATCGAGTGCACGCATCGAGTTCCATGCTTCGACACCGGCGGGAGTGTAACCGCGGGAAGCCCACCACCACATCCCTTTCGAATAGGTGCCGTGATGGATCCCTTCGATCTCACCCAATTGAATCGTATCGATCATCATGCAGACATAGCCATGACGGGCGAACCAGACTCCGTGGTGATGGTATCCGACCTTGTTGCCATAACTGACGCCATCCTCTTTCACCCGCGCGTGGCCACAGACGTAGAGGATCGTTGGAAACGGTCCCTCGCCAGCACTTGGCAGATACAGATTCGCACTGACATACAATCCGGGACGCGATTGGAAATGGATTCGTTCCACCGCATACCCGTCGTACTCCATCCGATCGACGATCGTTGGCTTCAGATCCGTTCGCTCGGGCCAAGGATTCAGGCCCAACATATCGCGCAGCTGCAGTTCCAATTCAGGCCGCTGGGCGTTCCATTGATCGGCGGTCAGCGGTTCGGTCAAGCAACGCGATTCAACGGTCGCAGTCCGCTGGGCCAGATAGGCGTCGATCGGCCCGCGGCCGGGATATTCCGCAACGGCCGGGGTGATCCAAAGTAACGCGAGCGCAAACAGACAGGCACGGTGCGGAAGGGATTTCAGCAGTATCATCGATGTTCGGTAGGGTTAAAGGTAGGTAGGGAGAGGTAGGAAGCATCAGTCTAATTGACGTAGGTCCGCAACAAAATAGTCGTGTTGCACCCAGGCGGGCAGAACGTCGAATCGCATCATCATTTGATTCAAGCCAATCATCTGTTCTTGATTTTCCCCATCGCTTGGTAACGCGGGTAACGGGAACAGCACGGCAGCCGCGGTGGGCAAGGATGCAAATCGGGCGATCACCGATTCCAAGTAGAAGCCTTTGATCGTTCCGCCGATCGCGACCAGATCGACTTCCGCGGCGGAATCCAACGCCATCGCGGCCCGCAGCGTCAGCGGCGGTTGGGATTCCGCGACCAACAGGTCTCTGGTCAACGCAGCGATTTGCGGCGAGAAATCGATCGCAGCGGGAACGTTGGCAAACACGCGATCGCGATAAGCCGACAACGCAAAACGGCCTCCTCCGGGAATTCGAGTCAGACCGCTTGCGCGAACTTGGGCTTCGAGCAGTTTAGGCGTTGGAACCACAAGCAATTCGGGAGAGCTGATCCGCAGCGTCGGTGTTGTCGGCCGACTACTAGACTTCGCAAACAACCCCTGATAATCGTCGGAACTTTGGTTGGCTTGCGCGAACACACTCGCCAACCCGGGGAAGCTCGAATCCAATTCTTTCGCTTGCGCAGCGGCCAATCGGGCCCGCCAAGTCAACAGATCGTCGGTGGCTCGCCAGTAACGATCGACCAACGCATCGGCTTGCGGCGACGCTTTCAACAGCTGAGCCAGCGGTGGCTGAACCGCTCGTGCCAGGTCCGCGGACTGGGTGTGGCCTGCGAGGGGTGCGATCACGTCGAGGTAACGCATATAGAGGCCCGCGGCATCAGCCGCCGTCGCGCGACTCGCATCGGCGACGATCAATTGCGGCAGCATCGCCAGCATCTTGTTGTTCCACTGGGCCGCGGTTTGCGTCCAAGGTCCATGCCCCTGTTTGGGAACCGCATCGAGATTCTGCAGGATCCAATAGATTCCTTGACAGCGGACCAACCCTAGCTGGGCTGCCTGCCATTTCGCGAAGAACTTTGCAAACGCGTCGGGGCCGGTCGCCGGTGTGCCTTCGATTTCGCAACTGCCGGTTTGACCGATCGATGAAATCGCGGCGGTCAGTTCAGCGGAGAAGGCTTCCAGATCGGGCGTCTGGCTCGCGAGGATCTCCTTCAACCTTGTCGCCGAAGCCGCTTTGCGTTCGGTGTGCCAAGCGTTTTGAAACGAATGGAAGACCGTTTCAAATGGCTTGATGTAGGGCTCGCGCTTCGTGAAATGGATCCAGATCAAATCGTCCCACAATTTTTCTTCGGCAGACCGATAGGCGGCCGCCGCGGCTTGCAAGTTGCCTTTGGAAGCCAGTTCGCTAATTCGTTGCAGTTCCTTCTCTCGGCCGCGCGTCCCTCTGTCCAACGCTTTGTAAGCAGCCGCCTCCAGCTTTTGTCCGCGTTGCGTTCGTTCATAAAAGACAGCGCCGTGATGGGCTTCGCCCCACATCTTTTTGCCGCGGATCCGCAGTTCAAAGCCAGCCGGTTCGCCCATGTCGATCAAATCTTCGGCCAGATGCTCTATTTCAGTTCCGGCAAAGGTGCAACGGGCAATCACTTGGTGTGAAATCTCTTCGATCCGGCCACTGGTACGCGCCGCATTGATCTCCTCCACATCCTTAAAATTGGCTTTCCAAAGCGATTCGCACTTGGCAACCAGGGCTTTGCTGTCGCCACACAATCCGTGCACTCCCAAACTTGCATTGGGATCGCGATTGCCGGGATTTGCAATCGCAGGGAGAACAGACACGACAAGCAACAACAAGAAAAACAACCGAAACATGTCGAACGCTCCTGATAACAGAAGAGGGTGATAAGAATGGAACCATCTTACCACTCGCGTCCCCACGCGTGTGCATTGCGATCGGTCGTGGCTATCGACAAACGAACAGCCCCCTCTGCAGCGTTATCCCTCTTCGACAGCTTCTTTGATCGCTTGGACAATTCCCGGCCGAGAGATTGCCAACGAGGTCGCTCGATGGACGTCGATCCCCAGTTCTTTACCCAAGCGGATGGCGAGGTCGACGTCGCGGATGCCATGGAACTGGTTCGTCGGCGTCCCATCGACATAAATGGTGTCGCGGTCGTTCCGGAAGCTCGATTCCAAAGCGTCCGCCAGTTCTTCGATCCAGGCTTCGGGAACACCTCGGCTGCGGCAGTGCTCGACCGGCCAGATATCGCGTCCGGTGCATTCGTCCAACAGAGTCAGGGCGAGATGTCGTTGCAGCATGGGAACCTCCACCGGTCAATTAGAAAGACTTGCCATTCGCGTCGACGTGTCCCCGCGCCACACATAAACGCCCAGCCCAAGCACACAGATCGTGCCGACGGTTGCAAACAACGCGGCGAATCCCAATCGATCCCCCACGTACCCCAACACCGGTGCACCGACAAGCGTCCCCAGATCCAACATCATCATCGCTAGCGCCGCTCCCGTTCCACGGACCTCGTTTGGAAAAGGCTGAATCGTCAACGAAGTCATCGTATGAAACATCATCCCGTGGCCGGTCCCCGTCAACAGCGCCGGGACCACGATCAACCATGCGTGCGAAGCGCTGACGAGGCTGTAGCTGAACATGCCGATCGCCATCGACGCCATCCCCAAGATCAGGATCTTATGTGGCCCGATCCGGTCGGGCAGATCGCCCAACCACAATCGAACGGTCACGCCCCAGCCGGCGTAACACAAAAAGAAGATCCCGATCACCGACACCTTGCCGATCGCAAGCGGCGCGTTGTCGATAAAACTGGCGACAAAGATGAATGGCGCTGTCATGCAGACGCCAAAGACAAAGTCGACCAACAGAATCGCCCCGGGCCAATACTGAAGCGTCGTCGCGACGAAATCGGACAGCTTCACCGACCGCCGCGTCCCATTGCTGGCGGGGGTCCGCATCATCAACAAAAACAGCGCCGGCAACAAACTGCTTCCCCCCGCGACGAGAAACAACCAGACAAAATCGGCCCGCTGTCGGGCGACGAGCGCTGTTTCCGCACCGTTGCCTAAGATCAGATCGCCCAGCCAGGGGCCGATCAACATTCCCACAAATCCCCCCGCCCCCAAGACGCCAATCGCTTCGGTCCGGCGATGCTCTGGCGCGGTTTGCGAAATGTAGGTCAATCCGCTGGCAAACACGATCGCGGCAGCTAACAACGTGCAGGCGCGGATCGCATAGAT
Above is a genomic segment from Rosistilla ulvae containing:
- a CDS encoding MFS transporter gives rise to the protein MDRRSADVAETVTEATEKTPRLYDRNFMLALASQMCFVIANTLMAHYSRWIEFLGGDLGQVGMIMGASATLGLFLRPWIAQWINRLGSRTMWLYGYLLFSFSAVANVCLDDLNPLIYAIRACTLLAAAIVFASGLTYISQTAPEHRRTEAIGVLGAGGFVGMLIGPWLGDLILGNGAETALVARQRADFVWLFLVAGGSSLLPALFLLMMRTPASNGTRRSVKLSDFVATTLQYWPGAILLVDFVFGVCMTAPFIFVASFIDNAPLAIGKVSVIGIFFLCYAGWGVTVRLWLGDLPDRIGPHKILILGMASMAIGMFSYSLVSASHAWLIVVPALLTGTGHGMMFHTMTSLTIQPFPNEVRGTGAALAMMMLDLGTLVGAPVLGYVGDRLGFAALFATVGTICVLGLGVYVWRGDTSTRMASLSN
- a CDS encoding CocE/NonD family hydrolase gives rise to the protein MILLKSLPHRACLFALALLWITPAVAEYPGRGPIDAYLAQRTATVESRCLTEPLTADQWNAQRPELELQLRDMLGLNPWPERTDLKPTIVDRMEYDGYAVERIHFQSRPGLYVSANLYLPSAGEGPFPTILYVCGHARVKEDGVSYGNKVGYHHHGVWFARHGYVCMMIDTIQLGEIEGIHHGTYSKGMWWWASRGYTPAGVEAWNSMRALDYLETRPEVDAKRFGVTGRSGGGSYSWWTAALDQRIKAAVPVAGITDMRNHVVDGCIEGHCDCMFMVNRFGWDFATVAAMIAPRALLFANSHRDRIFPLDGVIRTYQKTTKVYEALGALDKVAVHITEGPHKDTQALRVGAFAWFEKHLKNSTDEIEEVARKVHEPQQLQVYVDGIPADQRVTDVQEWFVPQPATAKLPTEKAAWGDLQADWMSQLSDIPGATTNLEGFDLQTVKEVNRQVVAGVVFQTLEIESTSPLKSYVIAAVPQTGKPIDGVTVSVGSPDQENLQFIVDGKTIQYNVEKDQFAALDAVAKQIAGKSEAVLFLMLQGDGKTRWMENVKETTHLRRRLHLVGQSIDGMGVSEIRGLLALIADRAEGLPAAETVRIEASGSAACMAILASLGNPDVSLALHQLPADLADGPILLGLSKATDVTRLLALAAAEHALTIDSSESESAQKVLSAAKPLGWKISAE